One Coffea arabica cultivar ET-39 chromosome 5c, Coffea Arabica ET-39 HiFi, whole genome shotgun sequence DNA window includes the following coding sequences:
- the LOC140007256 gene encoding uncharacterized protein translates to MIDIFAALHYSEERQVTFAVFQLEGAARSWWNVIRMKWDREQTPRTWVNFVRDFNAKYFPPLVQEKREDEFIRLRQGTQSVAEYESQFTRLSKFAPELILTEQRRVRRFTQGLNVEIQKDLAVAQIHTFSDAVEKALRVENARLQVRNFQVKKRGFSASSSTQGDKGTPPKFGRGAGGGRQPGMTRGTPPRGGHNGRGPQKSTSQGSSASVARGPCGFCGKPNHTEDNCWRKERRCLRCGSAEHQIANCPVLPRETRATTQSSKANSGQSKVEGTKPKVPARVYSLEQQQVPDSSGVVEGERKLLGNLISLAIKGYDVILGMDWLAKYDAQLDCKRKKKDGTLRLCIDYRGLNNMTIKNKYPLPHIDELFDQLQGAVVFSKLDLRQGYYQLLIKQEDVPKTAFNSRYGHFEFAVMPFGLTNAPAAFMDLMHRVFKPYLDRFVVVFIDDILVYSKTREEHEQHLKLVLQTLRDHQLYAKFSKCEFWLEKISFLGHVISKEGITVDPAKVEAVAEWKRPENPTEIRSFLGLAGYYRRFIKDFSKLAGPLTDLTKKNGRFVWDTRCETSFQELKRRLTRAPVLALPNGKDSFTVYTDASKEEVETLSLRDYL, encoded by the exons atgatagatatttttgccgccctacaCTACTCAGAGGAGAGACAGGTTACTTTCGCTGTCTTTCAATTGGAAGGAGCCgcgcgttcttggtggaatgtgatacGCATGAAATGGGACCGGGAACAAACCCCAAGAACATGGGTAAATTTTGTGAGGGACTTCAACGCAAAATACTTTCCCCCTCTAGTCCAAGAAAAAagggaggacgagtttattaggctccgccaagggACTCAATCAGTGgctgagtacgagagccagtttactcgTTTATCCAAGTTTGCCCCTGAACTCATTCTGACGGAGCAAAGGAGAGTTCGGCGTTTTACTCAGgggctcaatgtggaaattcaaaaggatctggcggtagcccagatCCACACTTTTAGTGACGCCGTGGAGAAAGCTTTGCGAGTTGAAAATGCAAGGCTTCAAGTAAGGAACTTTCAGGTGAAAAAACGGGGGTTCTCTGCGAGTAGCTCGACCCAAGGGGATAAAgggacccctcccaagtttggaagaggAGCCGGTGGAGGAAGGCAACCGGGAATGACGCGAGGGACTCCGCCAAGGGGTGGTCACAATGGACGGGGCCCGCAGAAGAGCACCTCACAAGGAAGTTCGGCCTCAGTTGCACGTGGACCTTGTGGATTTTGTGGAAAACCAAACCACACTGAGGACAACTGTTGGAGGAAGGAGAGAAGATGCTTGCGCTGCGGGAGTGCAGAGCATCAAATAGCTAACTGCCCAGTGTTACCTCGGGAGACGAGAGCAACCACTCAGTCGTCGAAGGCCAACTCGGGACAGTCCAAGGTAGAAGGGACAAAGCCAAAGGTGCCAGCTCGGGTTTACTCCCTTGAGCAACAACAAGTCCCTGATTCCTCTGgggttgtagaag gagagagaaagctTTTAGGGAATCTTATAAGTTtggccattaaggggtacgacgttatattgggtatggactggctagctaaGTACGATGCACAGCTCGATTGTAAGAGAAAG aagaaggatggaacgTTAAGACTGTGTATCGACTATCGGGGACTAAACAacatgaccattaagaacaaatacccacTTCCCCACATCGATGAACTGTTCGACCAGCTACAAGGCgcagtggtcttttcaaagTTAGATCTCCGACAGGGTTACTACCAGTTGCTAATTAAGCAAGAAGATGTacccaaaactgctttcaattctagatatgggcattttgagtttgcggtcATGCCTTTCgggttgaccaatgcccctgccgcctttatggatttgatgcatcgagttttcaaaccctacctggaccgattcgTTGTcgtgttcattgacgacattttggtctattctaaaacccgtgaggaacatgagcaacatttgaagttagtgttacaaaccctgagagatcatcagctatacgccaaatttagtaagtgtgaattttggctggagaaaatctctttcttagGACATGTGATTTCAAAAGAAGGTATTACAGTAGACCCCGCGAAAGTAGAGGCGGTGGCtgaatggaagaggccagaaaatcccactgaAATTCGcagtttcttagggttggctGGATACTATAGACGCTTTATTAAAGACTTTTCCAAATTGGCCGGTCCTTTAACAGACCTGACGAAGAAAAACGGTCGTTTTGTGTGGGATACTAGGTGTGAAaccagttttcaggagttgaagcgAAGGTTAACCAGAGCTCCTGTTTTGGCCTTGCCTAATGGAAAGGACAGTTTCACAGTATATACCGATGCTtcgaaggaag aagtggagacactatcttTACGGGAttacctttga